A stretch of the Aphis gossypii isolate Hap1 chromosome 2, ASM2018417v2, whole genome shotgun sequence genome encodes the following:
- the LOC114123601 gene encoding inhibitor of growth protein 5-like, whose protein sequence is MASAPYLDEYLDSLQNLPVELRRNFALMRDLGGRSQEEMREIDKLSDDFLSNIDIYHGSKKKEKMNNIQRKFNTAKEYADDKLQLSVQTYELVDEYIRKLDSELTRFEGEMQDRASSTARNEESLQKCGRKNNDKETNYTSSEEDTYKTSKKKQTKKRVVKTSGKSGGWLQVKVKTPSVSAVSSPINSTNSVASVVAETLPDVGTGVVQSPEVLDMPVDPNEPTYCFCVQVSYGKMIGCDNPDCPIEWFHFGCVKLTTKPKGKWYCPRCLTNKKKK, encoded by the exons ATGGCATCAGCACCGTACCTGGACGAATATCTGGACA GCTTGCAGAACCTTCCGGTGGAGTTAAGACGTAATTTCGCTTTGATGCGAGACCTCGGCGGTAGATCTCAAGAAGAGATGCGCGAAATCGATAAACTATCCGACGATTTTTTGTCGAATATCGACATCTACCACGGAAgcaaaaagaaagaaaaaatgaacaaCATACAGCGTAAATTCAATACAGCTAAAGAATATGCCGACGATAAACTTCAATTGTCTGTGCAAACTTATGAATTG GTGGATGAATATATTCGGAAGTTAGATTCAGAGTTGACACGTTTTGAAGGCGAAATGCAAGACAGAGCCTCCAGTACTGCAAGAAATGAAGAAAGTTTACAGAAAT GTGGACGTAAGAATAACGACAAAGAAACTAACTATACTTCAAGTGAAGAAGATACTTACAAGACATCTAAAAAGAAACAAACTAAGAAAA gagTTGTAAAAACATCTGGTAAATCTGGTGGTTGGCTTCAAGTTAAAGTGAAAACGCCTTCAGTCAGTGCTGTCTCTAGTCCAATAAACTCTACCAATAGCGTAGCCAGTGTTGTGGCAGAGACTCTTCCTGATGTTGGAACTGGAGTTGTACAATCCCCGGAAGTATTAGACATGCCTGTTGATCCAAATGAACCTACATATTGTTTTTGCGTTCAAGTTTCTTATGGAAAAATGATTGGCTGCGATAATCCAGAT tgtccTATTGAATGGTTTCATTTTGGGTGCGTAAAATTAACTACCAAGCCCAAGGGAAAATGGTATTGTCCAAGATGTTTAACaaataagaagaaaaaataa